A region from the Streptomyces sp. 3214.6 genome encodes:
- a CDS encoding LPXTG cell wall anchor domain-containing protein produces MAATAVIAPLALLSAPAAFAEENGTSSPSPTATETVTSTPSTADSDTPGTSGSPTDTTSPSSSSSSDGGAKTSGTPSGTTSPSATGSGTAGASASASADDGGFDPYTDCKSVDLDKNLSATISGLPSKIVAGSGWHDFTYEVENNSDVDFKNVYMTTFLEYVDDTDAWLSEGLAVVQVKEDGKWTNAYQDSYEDEDGKTVNVTGSFVALLDELEKDSSATLDLRVKVGAKAPAGSSLAMSEAVYVGDKADCHYNGDVYDVEILAAGGDAGGGGDAKPNGDKPTSGTGARPQGSAKPISGSLASTGSSSALPMIGLIGGVTVIAGAGAVFAARRRKVGSHA; encoded by the coding sequence ATGGCCGCGACCGCTGTCATCGCGCCACTCGCCCTGCTGTCCGCGCCCGCCGCCTTCGCGGAGGAGAACGGCACCTCCTCCCCGAGCCCGACCGCGACGGAGACCGTCACCTCCACGCCGTCCACGGCCGACTCGGACACCCCGGGCACGTCCGGCTCCCCGACCGACACCACGTCGCCGTCCTCGTCGTCCTCGTCGGACGGCGGCGCGAAGACGTCCGGTACGCCGTCGGGCACCACGTCGCCGTCCGCGACCGGCTCGGGCACGGCCGGCGCGAGCGCTTCGGCAAGCGCGGACGACGGCGGGTTCGACCCGTACACGGACTGCAAGAGCGTCGACCTGGACAAGAACCTCTCGGCGACGATCAGCGGCCTGCCGAGCAAGATCGTCGCGGGTTCCGGCTGGCACGACTTCACGTACGAGGTGGAGAACAACTCCGACGTCGACTTCAAGAACGTGTACATGACCACGTTCCTGGAGTACGTCGACGACACGGACGCCTGGCTGTCCGAGGGCCTCGCCGTCGTCCAGGTCAAGGAGGACGGCAAGTGGACCAACGCCTACCAGGACTCCTACGAGGACGAGGACGGCAAGACCGTCAACGTCACCGGTTCCTTCGTGGCTCTGCTGGACGAGCTGGAGAAGGACTCCTCCGCCACCCTCGACCTGCGGGTGAAGGTCGGTGCGAAGGCCCCGGCGGGCTCCTCGCTCGCGATGAGCGAGGCCGTCTACGTGGGCGACAAGGCCGACTGCCACTACAACGGTGACGTGTACGACGTCGAGATCCTCGCCGCCGGCGGCGACGCGGGCGGCGGCGGCGACGCCAAGCCGAACGGCGACAAGCCCACCAGCGGCACCGGCGCCCGGCCCCAGGGCAGCGCCAAGCCGATCAGCGGCAGCCTCGCCTCCACCGGCTCCAGCTCCGCGCTGCCGATGATCGGCCTGATCGGCGGGGTCACCGTGATCGCCGGCGCGGGCGCGGTGTTCGCCGCACGCCGCCGCAAGGTGGGCTCGCACGCGTAA
- a CDS encoding succinic semialdehyde dehydrogenase — protein sequence MTDSQAPETTPEATPETTPDKTSAKTGTNPIAPTPTGVRTAADVVTPELVAQLTKGVTGSGRTANHTPFTGEKLADLPESTAADVERAYETARRAQAVWARTPVRERAAVLLRFHDLILARQAEVLDLIQLETGKARLHAHEEVQAVAVAARHYGRKAPYYLRPKRHAGAMPTLTKVTELRHPRGVVGQIAPWNYPLELSVGDALPAFVAGNAVVMKPDTETCLTALWARDLLVEAGLPADVFQVVLGEGPVVGPEVVRHADYVSFTGSTRTGREVAQGAAARLVGVSLELGGKNAMLVLDDADIEKAAAGAVRACFSSAGQLCISIERLYVHESIADAFVERFAARTRAMRLGTSLAYGADMGSLVGERQLETVTRHVDEAVAKGAKVVAGGVARPDIGPYFFEPTILDGVTEPMSVCTEETFGPVVSIYRFKTDDEAIEQANATPYGLNSSVWTKDGRRGRDVASRVRAGTVNVNEGYAAAYGSVQSPMGGMKESGLGRRHGSEGILKYTEAQTVAQQRLLPLAPALGMDDAKYAEFMSRSLKVMKALRLR from the coding sequence ATGACGGACTCGCAGGCCCCGGAAACGACGCCGGAAGCAACACCGGAAACGACGCCGGACAAGACGTCGGCCAAGACCGGCACCAACCCGATCGCCCCCACCCCCACCGGTGTCCGCACCGCCGCCGACGTGGTCACCCCGGAGCTGGTCGCCCAGCTCACCAAGGGCGTGACCGGCTCCGGCCGTACGGCCAACCACACGCCGTTCACCGGCGAGAAGCTGGCCGACCTGCCAGAGTCCACCGCGGCGGACGTGGAGCGGGCCTACGAGACGGCCCGCAGGGCGCAGGCCGTCTGGGCGCGCACGCCCGTGCGGGAGCGCGCCGCCGTCCTGCTCCGCTTCCACGATCTGATACTGGCCCGTCAGGCCGAGGTGCTCGACCTGATCCAGCTGGAGACCGGCAAGGCGCGCCTGCACGCCCACGAGGAGGTGCAGGCCGTCGCCGTCGCCGCACGGCACTACGGCCGCAAGGCCCCCTACTACCTGCGCCCCAAGCGGCACGCGGGCGCCATGCCGACCCTGACGAAGGTCACCGAACTGCGCCACCCGCGCGGCGTCGTGGGCCAGATCGCCCCCTGGAACTACCCGCTGGAGCTGTCGGTGGGCGATGCGCTCCCCGCGTTCGTCGCGGGCAACGCGGTCGTCATGAAGCCCGACACCGAGACCTGCCTGACCGCCCTGTGGGCCCGTGACCTGCTCGTCGAGGCCGGCCTGCCCGCCGACGTCTTCCAGGTCGTCCTCGGCGAGGGCCCGGTCGTCGGCCCGGAGGTCGTCCGGCACGCCGACTACGTGTCCTTCACCGGCTCCACCCGTACCGGCCGCGAGGTCGCCCAGGGCGCCGCCGCCCGTCTCGTCGGCGTCTCCCTCGAACTCGGCGGCAAGAACGCCATGCTGGTCCTCGACGACGCCGACATCGAGAAGGCCGCGGCCGGCGCCGTCCGCGCCTGCTTCTCCTCCGCCGGTCAACTCTGCATCTCCATCGAGCGGTTGTACGTCCACGAGTCGATCGCGGACGCCTTCGTCGAGCGCTTCGCCGCCCGCACCAGGGCCATGCGCCTCGGCACCTCCCTCGCCTACGGCGCCGACATGGGCTCCCTGGTCGGCGAGCGCCAGCTGGAGACGGTGACCCGGCACGTGGACGAGGCCGTCGCCAAGGGCGCCAAGGTCGTCGCCGGCGGTGTCGCCCGCCCGGACATCGGCCCGTACTTCTTCGAGCCGACCATCCTCGACGGCGTGACCGAGCCGATGTCGGTGTGCACGGAGGAGACCTTCGGCCCGGTCGTCTCGATCTACCGCTTCAAGACCGACGACGAGGCGATCGAGCAGGCCAACGCCACGCCGTACGGCCTGAACTCGTCGGTGTGGACGAAGGACGGCCGCCGCGGCCGCGACGTCGCCTCCCGCGTGCGGGCCGGCACCGTGAACGTCAACGAGGGCTATGCCGCCGCCTACGGCAGCGTGCAGTCCCCCATGGGCGGCATGAAGGAGTCCGGCCTCGGCCGCCGCCACGGCTCCGAGGGCATCCTCAAGTACACGGAGGCCCAGACGGTCGCCCAGCAGCGTCTGCTGCCACTGGCCCCGGCGCTGGGCATGGACGACGCGAAGTACGCGGAGTTCATGAGCCGGAGCCTGAAGGTGATGAAGGCACTCCGGCTGCGCTAG
- a CDS encoding AraC family transcriptional regulator: MDVVSDAISSVRTGRPHSNRLSVGGRWCTRIASYEGAGFHVVLAGSCWLLPEGGAGIPLGVGDVVLLPHGAGHVLADGPVDAATAARAVPFEEERRARHPTAGGTELLCGKYRLDRSRTHPLLAELPQVVHLPNRADRPAELRSAVDLLAGELDGRRPGSSLALPSLLDLLLVYMVRAWLARAATGAWPAVLGDPVTTAALRALHADPAAPWTNDSLAARAGVSRATLARRFTSLVGRPPMAYLTWWRLTLAAARLRDTDAPLAAVARETGYGSPYALSHAFSREFGTTPGRYRDLSWPGRT, translated from the coding sequence ATGGACGTGGTCAGCGACGCGATCTCCTCCGTGCGCACCGGACGGCCGCACTCCAACCGCCTGAGCGTGGGCGGAAGGTGGTGCACCCGGATCGCCTCCTACGAGGGCGCCGGCTTCCATGTCGTCCTCGCGGGGAGCTGTTGGCTGCTGCCGGAGGGCGGGGCGGGGATCCCCCTCGGCGTCGGGGACGTCGTCCTGCTGCCGCACGGCGCCGGACATGTGCTGGCCGACGGGCCGGTGGACGCGGCGACGGCGGCCCGTGCGGTGCCGTTCGAGGAGGAGAGACGCGCGCGGCACCCCACGGCGGGCGGGACGGAGTTGCTCTGCGGCAAGTACCGGCTGGACCGCAGCCGCACACACCCGCTGCTGGCGGAGCTGCCCCAGGTGGTGCACCTGCCGAACCGGGCCGACCGGCCGGCCGAACTCCGGTCCGCCGTGGACCTGTTGGCCGGCGAGCTCGACGGCCGACGGCCGGGCTCCTCCCTGGCCCTGCCCAGCCTTCTCGACCTGCTGCTCGTCTACATGGTCCGGGCGTGGCTGGCGCGGGCCGCGACCGGCGCCTGGCCGGCCGTACTGGGCGACCCGGTGACGACGGCCGCGCTGCGCGCCCTGCACGCCGACCCGGCCGCACCCTGGACCAACGACAGCCTGGCGGCCCGTGCGGGGGTCTCCCGGGCGACGCTGGCACGCCGCTTCACCTCGCTCGTCGGCCGCCCGCCGATGGCGTACCTCACATGGTGGCGGCTGACCCTGGCCGCGGCCCGGCTGCGCGACACGGACGCGCCGCTGGCGGCGGTGGCCCGCGAGACGGGGTACGGCAGCCCGTACGCCCTCTCCCACGCCTTCAGCCGCGAGTTCGGAACGACACCGGGCAGATACCGTGACCTCTCCTGGCCTGGCCGGACCTGA
- a CDS encoding chorismate mutase yields MSLRGVPPNRRGAPMTATDVTGARTPEAADMITGARARIDALDDRIIGLIQERMAVSAVVQEARITSGGRRVNLSREMEILSHYSEALGKPGTSLAMTLLELCRGRI; encoded by the coding sequence CTGTCACTCCGGGGCGTCCCACCGAACCGACGAGGAGCCCCCATGACCGCCACCGACGTGACCGGCGCCCGTACCCCCGAGGCCGCCGACATGATCACCGGCGCACGCGCACGCATCGACGCCCTGGACGACCGGATCATCGGGCTGATCCAGGAACGGATGGCGGTGTCCGCCGTCGTCCAGGAGGCGCGGATCACCTCCGGCGGGCGGCGGGTGAACCTCTCCCGCGAGATGGAGATCCTCAGCCACTACAGCGAGGCGCTGGGCAAGCCGGGTACGTCCCTCGCCATGACGCTCCTGGAGCTGTGCCGGGGTCGCATCTGA
- a CDS encoding MBL fold metallo-hydrolase — MTTEATEEHVQSFTVGDVEILRIVEWQSLFVPAPDLVPDCGPEVWREHRGVLAPDHWDPGSDRVVSALQTWVVRSAGRTVLVDTGVGNGRERPGFPHFHRRQGDLPGRLARAGVRPEDVDVVVNTHIHADHVGWNTQDVAGEWTPTFPRARYLLPAADDMYFGPTGGHGGGVGEDDRLVYEDSVAPVHRAGQSVLWDGEHRVDEHLTLESAPGHTPGSAVLRVASRGERAVFVGDLLHNPVQVLRPECSSCFCLDPGRAAASRARVLERAADEGELVIPAHFAGSGVVVVRRSGTGGFAVGRWG; from the coding sequence ATGACTACCGAAGCGACGGAAGAACACGTACAGAGCTTCACGGTCGGGGACGTCGAGATCCTCCGTATCGTCGAGTGGCAGTCCCTCTTCGTGCCCGCTCCCGACCTGGTCCCCGACTGCGGTCCCGAGGTGTGGCGGGAGCACCGGGGAGTGCTCGCGCCCGACCACTGGGACCCCGGCAGCGACCGGGTGGTGTCGGCGCTGCAGACCTGGGTCGTGCGCAGCGCGGGCCGGACGGTCCTCGTCGACACCGGGGTGGGCAACGGGCGGGAACGGCCCGGCTTTCCGCACTTCCACCGGCGGCAGGGCGACCTGCCGGGGCGGCTCGCGCGGGCCGGGGTGCGCCCGGAGGACGTCGACGTGGTGGTCAACACCCACATCCACGCCGACCACGTCGGCTGGAACACCCAGGACGTGGCGGGGGAGTGGACGCCGACCTTCCCCCGGGCCCGTTACCTCCTCCCGGCCGCCGACGACATGTACTTCGGTCCGACCGGCGGCCACGGCGGTGGCGTGGGGGAGGACGACCGGCTGGTCTACGAGGACAGTGTCGCGCCCGTGCACCGGGCCGGGCAGTCCGTGCTGTGGGACGGGGAGCATCGCGTCGACGAGCACCTCACCCTGGAGTCGGCCCCCGGCCACACCCCGGGCTCGGCCGTCCTGCGGGTCGCCTCGCGCGGCGAACGGGCCGTGTTCGTCGGAGACCTGCTGCACAACCCGGTGCAGGTGCTGCGGCCGGAGTGCAGCAGCTGCTTCTGCCTCGACCCCGGCCGGGCGGCGGCCAGTCGCGCCCGGGTCCTCGAACGAGCGGCGGACGAGGGCGAGTTGGTGATACCGGCGCACTTCGCCGGGTCGGGTGTGGTGGTGGTGCGGCGGTCGGGGACGGGAGGGTTCGCTGTGGGGCGGTGGGGGTGA
- a CDS encoding GMC family oxidoreductase N-terminal domain-containing protein yields the protein MPQDAPAPAPARDDDYDYDVIVVGSGFGGSVTALRLTEKGYRVGVLEAGRRFTREALPKNSWDLKNYLWAPGLGLYGIQRIHLLGNVMVLAGAGVGGGSLNYANTLYVPPKPFFDDPQWRDITDWQEELKPYYDQARRMLGVRLNPTTTPSDVHLKAAAERMGVGDTFHMAPVGVFFGDGEDADGTGAKARPGEQVPDPYFGGVGPDRTACTECGECMTGCRHGAKNTLNENYLHLAEQAGAVVHPMTTVVSVTDDSQGGYAVATLPTDNRRKAKGRIFKARRVVLAAGTYGTQTLLHRMKAGGQLPHLSHRLGELTRTNSEALVGAQTDDRRYRKATGAPKADFTRGVAITSSIHPDADTHIEPVRYGKGSNSMGGLSILQVPYADGSSRVAGWLANAARHPLLVLRSLSNRRWSERTIIGLVMQSLDNSLTTYLKPDGVGKGLLTARQGHGAPNPKQIRAASEAASAIAADINGFAGSNVGELMGTPLTAHFLGGCPIGDSRETGVIDPYHRLYGHPGISVVDGAAVSANLGVNPSLTITAQAERAMSYWPNKGETDPRPPQGTAYERLKPVEPKSPAVPTEAFGALRLPFLGMPAVPPKQ from the coding sequence GTGCCCCAGGACGCCCCCGCCCCCGCCCCCGCCCGCGACGATGACTATGACTACGACGTCATCGTCGTCGGATCCGGCTTCGGCGGGTCCGTGACCGCCCTGCGCCTGACGGAAAAGGGCTACCGCGTCGGCGTCCTGGAGGCCGGCCGCCGTTTCACCCGCGAGGCGCTCCCGAAGAACTCCTGGGACCTGAAGAACTACCTCTGGGCCCCCGGACTCGGCCTGTACGGCATCCAGCGCATCCATCTGCTGGGCAACGTCATGGTCCTGGCCGGCGCGGGCGTGGGCGGCGGCTCCCTGAACTACGCCAACACCCTCTACGTACCGCCCAAGCCCTTCTTCGACGACCCCCAGTGGCGTGACATCACCGACTGGCAGGAGGAGCTGAAGCCGTACTACGACCAGGCGCGCCGCATGCTCGGCGTACGCCTCAACCCGACGACGACCCCCTCCGACGTGCACCTGAAGGCGGCCGCGGAGCGGATGGGCGTCGGTGACACCTTCCACATGGCGCCGGTCGGCGTGTTCTTCGGCGACGGAGAGGACGCGGACGGCACAGGCGCGAAGGCGAGGCCGGGGGAGCAGGTGCCCGACCCCTACTTCGGCGGCGTCGGCCCCGACCGCACCGCCTGCACCGAGTGCGGCGAGTGCATGACCGGCTGTCGGCACGGCGCGAAGAACACCCTGAACGAGAACTACCTCCACCTCGCCGAACAGGCGGGCGCTGTCGTGCACCCGATGACGACGGTCGTGTCCGTCACGGACGACTCACAGGGCGGCTACGCCGTCGCCACCCTCCCCACCGACAACCGCCGCAAGGCGAAGGGCCGGATCTTCAAGGCCCGCCGGGTCGTCCTCGCCGCCGGGACCTACGGCACCCAGACCCTCCTGCACCGCATGAAGGCGGGCGGCCAACTCCCCCACCTCTCCCACCGGCTGGGCGAGCTGACCCGCACCAACTCCGAGGCCCTGGTCGGCGCGCAGACCGACGACCGCCGCTACCGCAAGGCGACCGGCGCGCCGAAGGCGGACTTCACGCGCGGCGTCGCCATCACCTCCTCGATCCACCCCGACGCCGACACCCACATCGAACCCGTCCGCTACGGCAAGGGCTCCAACTCGATGGGTGGCCTGTCGATCCTCCAAGTGCCCTACGCGGACGGCTCGTCGAGGGTCGCCGGCTGGCTGGCGAACGCCGCTCGCCACCCCCTGCTCGTCCTGCGCTCGCTGTCCAACCGCCGCTGGTCGGAGCGGACCATCATCGGCCTCGTCATGCAGTCCCTGGACAACTCGCTGACGACCTACCTGAAACCGGACGGCGTCGGCAAAGGCCTGCTGACGGCACGTCAGGGACATGGCGCCCCCAACCCCAAGCAGATCAGGGCCGCTTCCGAGGCGGCCTCCGCGATCGCCGCCGACATCAACGGCTTCGCGGGCTCCAATGTCGGCGAGCTGATGGGCACCCCCCTCACCGCCCACTTCCTCGGCGGTTGCCCCATCGGCGACTCCCGCGAGACCGGCGTCATCGACCCCTACCACCGCCTCTACGGCCACCCCGGCATCTCCGTCGTCGACGGCGCCGCGGTCTCCGCCAACCTGGGCGTGAACCCGTCCCTCACCATCACCGCGCAGGCCGAGCGGGCGATGTCGTACTGGCCCAACAAGGGCGAGACGGACCCACGCCCGCCACAGGGGACGGCGTACGAGCGGCTGAAGCCGGTGGAGCCGAAGAGCCCCGCGGTCCCGACGGAGGCGTTCGGCGCGCTGCGCCTGCCCTTCCTGGGCATGCCGGCCGTCCCGCCCAAGCAGTAG
- a CDS encoding serine/threonine-protein kinase, with translation MSNDGDPGGAKGRIVGGRYRLLERIGSGGMGTVWRARDELVEREVAVKQPRLTGDPEDESHRRAAHRLYREARAAARVDHPCAVTIHDVVVEEDGVGPDGGLPWIVMELIRGESLHEVLRRGPLEPAEAARVGLAVLGALRAAHAVGIVHRDVKPANVLLGPAPLSTSPERGHPHGRVVLTDFGIAHVQGEESLTAGGEFVGSLEFVAPERMSGRGAGPACDLWSLGVLLYTAVEGHSPFRRPTPESTLAAILATDPPEPKQAGPLAPLLTALLTRDPNDRPTAEETAGALERAAEGGSVSFPAVEGAGKDAEAQDAGSLRELGDDVGTLQTAGSRPTPAPRPRRPLHHRPLALALLTGVLVGGAWLGTSLLPGEGGSGAGGERTVTYASSAPAAPSEPAPARARWVAHREDAMDAVLSLPSPYRESARQGAAGRQPRQVVYSAGTVDIRLRQWDRAPAAPMALAAQAHETWQGQAPDARTQTTRTTFHGYDAALADTTYGLDDTPTRVMELFVRTADARLYELRVDMPKGTPDEKQGTTVFKQARDRLELGERPDPTP, from the coding sequence ATGAGCAACGACGGTGATCCCGGCGGCGCCAAGGGACGGATAGTGGGCGGGCGTTATCGGCTGCTCGAACGCATCGGCTCCGGTGGCATGGGCACCGTCTGGCGGGCCCGCGACGAGCTCGTGGAGCGTGAAGTCGCCGTCAAACAGCCCCGGTTGACCGGCGACCCCGAGGACGAGTCCCATCGTCGGGCCGCCCACCGCCTCTACCGCGAGGCCCGGGCCGCCGCCCGCGTCGACCATCCCTGCGCCGTCACCATTCACGACGTGGTGGTCGAGGAGGACGGGGTCGGCCCCGATGGGGGACTGCCCTGGATCGTCATGGAGTTGATCCGGGGCGAGTCCCTGCACGAGGTGCTGAGGCGCGGCCCGCTGGAGCCCGCAGAGGCAGCCCGTGTCGGCCTCGCCGTGCTGGGCGCCCTGCGTGCCGCGCACGCCGTTGGCATCGTCCACCGGGACGTGAAGCCCGCCAACGTCCTGCTCGGGCCTGCCCCGCTCTCGACTTCGCCGGAGCGGGGGCACCCGCACGGCCGGGTCGTCCTCACCGACTTCGGCATCGCGCACGTCCAGGGCGAGGAGTCCCTCACCGCCGGCGGAGAGTTCGTGGGCTCGCTGGAGTTCGTGGCACCCGAGCGGATGTCCGGACGTGGCGCGGGACCGGCCTGCGACCTGTGGTCGCTGGGCGTCCTCCTCTACACGGCCGTCGAGGGCCACTCGCCGTTCCGCCGCCCGACCCCGGAGTCCACCCTCGCCGCGATCCTCGCCACGGACCCACCCGAGCCGAAACAGGCCGGCCCCCTCGCACCTCTCCTCACCGCCCTCCTGACCCGCGACCCGAACGACCGCCCCACCGCCGAGGAGACCGCCGGCGCGCTGGAGCGGGCGGCCGAAGGCGGATCCGTGTCCTTCCCCGCGGTGGAGGGAGCGGGCAAGGACGCCGAGGCTCAGGACGCGGGGAGCCTGCGCGAGCTCGGGGACGACGTCGGGACGCTGCAGACCGCGGGGTCGCGCCCCACTCCGGCCCCCCGGCCCCGGCGTCCCCTCCACCACCGTCCCCTCGCCCTCGCGCTGCTCACCGGGGTCCTCGTCGGCGGGGCCTGGCTGGGAACCTCCCTGCTCCCGGGGGAGGGCGGGAGCGGGGCGGGCGGGGAGCGGACGGTGACCTACGCCAGTTCGGCGCCGGCAGCTCCGTCGGAGCCTGCCCCCGCGCGGGCGCGTTGGGTCGCCCACCGGGAGGACGCAATGGACGCCGTGCTCTCCCTCCCGAGCCCGTACCGGGAGTCCGCCCGGCAGGGCGCCGCCGGCCGGCAGCCCCGCCAGGTGGTCTACTCGGCGGGCACCGTCGACATACGGCTCAGGCAGTGGGATCGGGCGCCCGCCGCGCCGATGGCGCTGGCGGCCCAGGCGCACGAGACCTGGCAGGGCCAAGCCCCCGACGCGCGCACCCAGACCACCCGGACCACCTTCCACGGCTACGACGCCGCCCTCGCCGACACCACCTACGGGCTGGACGACACGCCGACCCGCGTCATGGAGCTCTTCGTCCGCACCGCCGACGCCCGCCTGTACGAACTGCGTGTCGACATGCCCAAGGGCACCCCGGACGAGAAGCAGGGCACCACCGTGTTCAAGCAGGCCCGCGACCGCCTGGAGCTCGGTGAACGACCTGACCCGACGCCCTGA